The Nitrosospira multiformis ATCC 25196 region GGGGAAGTAGACGAACTTCCAGTCGCGATAATCCTTCGCTTCCGCAAAATCCGCATAGCGTTCCGGAAAATTGGCGCGCTTGAGCGGAGGCTCTTTTGAAAGGCTGTACACGCCGATTATTCCGGCATTCGGCTGTGTGACCAGACCCCACTCGCTTGAGGCAGTCATGGGGTCGAAAAATATTTTCCGGAGATGCCGTTTGATGGTGGAAAAACGCTTATCCAGGAGCAATTTTTCCAATGAATCGGGATAACGCTTCGGCATGCCGGGTGAATTTTCGTAATAAGAGCCGATCGCCTGCCTGAACTGTTCTCCGACAAACATCAGTTCTTTTTCTTTTTCCCGCCGTACCTCGGTACGCCATACCTGCACGACGCCTGCCAACGCAACGCTGGTCAGCGCCACCACAAACAGGATCCAGATATAGGTAAAACCCTTTTGTCCTGCGCCTCCTACGTCTCCCACGCCTCCTACACCTATATGGCGCGGTATTTCTTGCCGCCCAATCACACCGCTACCAGGCCGCGTAAGAGGTTCCATCCTTTGACTCTTCCTCCGCGCCGCTGCGCACATCGTAGAGACCTTCGGCTGAATCAGGGGGAGGGAGGGTGACCCAGGTTTCGGAACTTTCGGTCAAGGGATCAACCGGAATGGCGCGCAAGTACCGCTTCTCGACCAGTTCTGCCAGATCGCGGGGATAACTCCCGGTATCGCCGTAAAACTTGTCGATGGCATCCCGCATGACATTCAGGTCCTGGCGCAATACTGCTTCCTTCGATCTTTCCACGGAGTTGAAGTACCGCGGGGCGGCAATGGTAAGAAGAACGGCAATGATGGCCATGACAACCAGCAACTCGACCAGGGTAAAGCCGGAGGGGTACGAGCCATGTTGCATACTCCCGGAAGTAAATCCGGATTCAGTTTCGCACATCCTGATCACCATTTATCGTAGGCAATGCCGTTCAAGCCGATCCGCGGTGAACGGGAATATACATCGAAAACATCATTCCCCTCCTGCGGGTTATCCGGTGAGCTCTCATAGGAACGCTTGCCCCAGGTGTCCGCAGCAGGCAATGCAGGGTCATCCGACATCGGGTCTCTCGGCAGTCGCCGCAGGAAATATATTTTACGCTTGGTGGGATGCTTGAT contains the following coding sequences:
- a CDS encoding type II secretion system protein, with protein sequence MQHGSYPSGFTLVELLVVMAIIAVLLTIAAPRYFNSVERSKEAVLRQDLNVMRDAIDKFYGDTGSYPRDLAELVEKRYLRAIPVDPLTESSETWVTLPPPDSAEGLYDVRSGAEEESKDGTSYAAW
- a CDS encoding type II secretion system protein, with protein sequence MEPLTRPGSGVIGRQEIPRHIGVGGVGDVGGAGQKGFTYIWILFVVALTSVALAGVVQVWRTEVRREKEKELMFVGEQFRQAIGSYYENSPGMPKRYPDSLEKLLLDKRFSTIKRHLRKIFFDPMTASSEWGLVTQPNAGIIGVYSLSKEPPLKRANFPERYADFAEAKDYRDWKFVYFPGDSASLPQAQAVPADSPATPPQSSSEWRPGDLRLQPEASGSQPKAESENGIPPPSSPFSLSPSPSDQEDGRSSQPDSSPQSGSFPQSVQY